AAACACTTATAAAAGTAGACGAATCGGAAGATGTTGTTGAAATCATAAGATACACAGATCACGATTCTGCAATGATATATAAACTAAAAGAAACTACTGAGAGCAAGTATATTACTCCTTATGGTTATATGGATATAACGATTCACACTCATGAGATGAAA
This region of Tissierellales bacterium genomic DNA includes:
- a CDS encoding DUF1934 domain-containing protein, with the translated sequence MKPVRITIKAHQKNMNDSEQVDFVTEGKFAQKGGKKYYTYMETELSGMEGVKTLIKVDESEDVVEIIRYTDHDSAMIYKLKETTESKYITPYGYMDITIHTHEMK